One segment of Nostoc flagelliforme CCNUN1 DNA contains the following:
- a CDS encoding nucleoside hydrolase has product MTILQNQPMPVIIDTDGGVDDALALIMALNSPQLDLKAITVLAGNIHVDQAANNVLRVLSIVAPNTLPIVAKGCEKPLVKSPFNAAGIHGADGLGELDQFKAADGTASYPQLTIEPSTENAIDVILSAAKEYGDHLNIIALGPLTNLATAIQKDAATMKQIGRIIIMGGAVTVPGNITAAAEFNFFVDPHAAQIVMESGIPLTLVGLDVAMKAPLTRQVVEENLQRRPTKVTQFIADCTGIYMAFYRDHEGFHGCYLHDPLAMAVAIDPSLVTTESLYMVVETEGRFSTGLSLADRRDRRDDKSHPPNVEACLDVDTKRFLKLFDKLVCS; this is encoded by the coding sequence ATGACAATCCTTCAAAATCAGCCCATGCCAGTGATTATAGATACGGATGGTGGTGTTGATGATGCCTTGGCATTGATTATGGCATTGAACTCACCACAATTAGACCTGAAAGCAATTACAGTTTTAGCTGGTAATATTCATGTAGATCAAGCTGCAAATAATGTATTGCGGGTACTAAGTATTGTTGCACCCAATACCTTACCAATTGTTGCTAAAGGCTGTGAAAAACCTCTGGTTAAATCGCCCTTTAATGCTGCGGGGATTCATGGTGCAGATGGGCTAGGCGAATTAGATCAATTTAAAGCCGCAGATGGTACAGCCAGCTATCCTCAATTAACCATCGAACCATCTACAGAAAATGCTATTGATGTCATTCTCTCAGCAGCCAAAGAGTACGGCGATCACCTCAATATTATTGCTTTAGGCCCACTAACGAATCTAGCAACGGCAATTCAAAAAGATGCCGCAACTATGAAACAAATAGGGCGGATTATCATCATGGGTGGGGCTGTCACCGTACCTGGAAATATTACGGCGGCGGCTGAATTTAACTTTTTTGTAGATCCTCATGCTGCTCAAATCGTCATGGAGTCAGGGATTCCCTTAACATTGGTGGGTTTAGATGTAGCCATGAAAGCCCCTCTCACCCGCCAAGTTGTGGAAGAAAATTTACAGCGTCGTCCTACAAAAGTTACCCAGTTTATTGCTGATTGTACCGGAATTTATATGGCTTTCTATCGCGATCATGAAGGTTTTCACGGCTGTTATTTACACGATCCTTTGGCAATGGCAGTTGCTATTGATCCGAGTTTAGTTACTACTGAATCACTTTATATGGTTGTGGAAACTGAAGGACGATTTAGCACTGGTTTGTCGCTAGCAGATAGGCGCGATCGCCGAGATGATAAAAGCCATCCACCTAATGTAGAAGCCTGCTTAGATGTTGATACCAAAAGGTTTTTAAAGTTGTTTGATAAACTTGTCTGCTCATAA
- a CDS encoding urea transporter codes for MVEQNSLNTLNNETLPLHELMARILVAEETSSRQILPFMGTMQWLNDYLTPQSFADFVNAILRGIGQAIFVNNPLSGLLILVAILLQSPWMALMALLGVIASTLTAIALKINPDVIRNGIFGFQGTLVGLALATFGSLANGNGAWNPLWAIAVIILAALTTVLMNTFGVWFTTHFKVSILGIPFHIVTQVFLYLVLLIPQPYFHWGFGIFSVSASASRTLDWLKILASFPISFSQVFFVSNLNLAILVFLAVALCTPIGVGVGLLGCLASAIAALVMGIDPEKIYTGFWGFNSVLTAIAIGGMFYAPNFRSILIAGFSVLICTLCTQLLGLIFSPLGIPFLALPFCLVTIACFLVVQHSLPSLVPVALYTITSPEEHRLRYLTAKDVISNFRRQLESAIQGTHHRFLFHTADSSLKGNLRYIFDAIDQDHNETLSVQEFVTHLHKANATISEAELAYLFSRMDIDNSGEIDFEEFGELMLRYRRLMSKYQEFITYFLPIDTDEDESISIEEMNVALSSVGECPLSQDEIIFLQTKTGGNPLSWHRFIEVLLVC; via the coding sequence ATGGTTGAGCAAAATTCCCTAAATACATTAAATAACGAAACATTACCGCTTCATGAACTGATGGCAAGAATTTTAGTTGCAGAGGAAACTTCCTCTCGGCAAATCTTACCTTTCATGGGAACCATGCAATGGCTTAACGATTACCTTACCCCTCAATCCTTTGCGGATTTTGTCAATGCAATTCTCCGGGGTATTGGACAAGCAATTTTTGTTAATAATCCCCTGAGTGGGCTATTAATTTTAGTTGCTATTTTACTACAATCCCCTTGGATGGCACTAATGGCACTACTAGGCGTTATCGCTTCAACCTTAACGGCGATCGCCTTAAAAATCAACCCTGATGTTATTCGTAATGGGATCTTTGGCTTTCAAGGAACTCTCGTGGGTTTAGCTCTGGCAACCTTTGGCTCATTGGCTAATGGGAATGGGGCATGGAATCCTTTATGGGCGATCGCTGTAATTATTTTAGCAGCCCTCACCACAGTATTAATGAATACCTTCGGTGTATGGTTTACCACTCATTTCAAAGTATCTATCCTGGGTATTCCCTTTCACATTGTTACCCAAGTTTTTTTATATCTAGTATTACTGATTCCTCAGCCGTACTTTCATTGGGGATTTGGCATCTTTTCTGTCTCTGCATCGGCATCTAGAACATTAGATTGGTTGAAGATTTTAGCATCTTTTCCTATTAGTTTTAGTCAAGTTTTCTTCGTTTCAAATCTGAATTTAGCTATCTTAGTTTTCCTAGCTGTAGCACTCTGTACACCCATCGGCGTAGGCGTTGGTTTACTAGGCTGTTTAGCTAGCGCGATCGCCGCTTTAGTTATGGGAATTGATCCAGAAAAAATTTACACTGGGTTTTGGGGATTTAACTCTGTACTGACAGCGATCGCCATTGGAGGAATGTTTTATGCACCTAATTTTCGTAGTATCCTCATTGCCGGATTTTCCGTCTTGATATGCACTCTTTGTACCCAACTACTAGGTCTTATATTCAGTCCTTTGGGAATACCATTTTTAGCATTACCGTTTTGTCTAGTAACTATTGCTTGTTTTTTGGTAGTACAGCATTCTCTCCCTTCTCTTGTTCCTGTCGCTCTTTATACTATTACTAGTCCAGAAGAACATCGTCTGCGCTACTTGACAGCCAAGGATGTAATTTCTAACTTTCGTCGGCAGCTAGAATCAGCTATACAAGGAACTCACCATCGTTTTTTGTTTCATACTGCTGATTCATCACTTAAAGGCAATCTGCGTTATATCTTTGATGCCATCGATCAGGATCATAACGAGACACTATCAGTTCAAGAGTTCGTTACCCATTTACATAAAGCCAATGCAACCATATCTGAAGCAGAATTAGCCTATCTCTTTTCTAGAATGGATATTGACAACAGTGGTGAGATTGATTTTGAAGAATTTGGTGAACTCATGTTGCGATATCGCCGTTTGATGTCAAAGTATCAAGAATTTATCACCTATTTTCTGCCTATTGATACTGATGAAGATGAGTCTATCAGTATTGAAGAAATGAATGTTGCCTTATCCAGTGTTGGTGAATGCCCACTATCACAAGACGAGATAATTTTTTTACAAACAAAAACTGGAGGAAACCCTTTGAGTTGGCATCGGTTTATTGAAGTATTACTTGTGTGCTAA
- a CDS encoding ParB/RepB/Spo0J family partition protein has product MTSTTSPQLGEISLEQIVPNPDQPRKTFTAEALEEMANSIRQDGVQTPIRVVKVDRPEKAQYLAKRFKEILVEYPDDMFFDSALKVVESWDGKSPLHMIIYGERRWRGSTLAGKPSIPTMVDEAADEQLVSTIALIENMQRENVGFIEEAIAIQHWMVAQGLDPNDPKDRKAAAGRLGKSATYLHWRLDSLRLPKDIQKLADNGTLNPNQVCHLAWCETEEQQRKLYRLISTGKCQTHTQLEAALKALKESADTKVGEQQSLGLVVADKAQAIAITKEIEAMSAKLVKMNADDPGSDFVKGLQQMSVGELQYVSRVVTGMEKIIRSIHKNKVVYHEQALLASQLAKEPEEEVTEF; this is encoded by the coding sequence ATGACTAGTACGACAAGTCCCCAATTGGGTGAAATTTCTCTTGAGCAAATAGTTCCGAATCCAGATCAGCCCAGAAAGACTTTTACGGCTGAAGCCTTGGAAGAAATGGCGAATAGTATTCGCCAGGATGGAGTGCAAACGCCGATTCGAGTTGTGAAGGTTGACCGCCCAGAGAAAGCTCAGTACCTGGCGAAACGATTTAAAGAAATTCTGGTAGAGTACCCAGATGATATGTTTTTTGACTCAGCCTTGAAGGTCGTAGAAAGCTGGGATGGCAAGTCGCCATTGCACATGATCATCTACGGTGAGCGGCGCTGGCGTGGCTCGACTCTCGCAGGCAAGCCCTCGATCCCGACGATGGTTGACGAGGCAGCGGACGAGCAGCTAGTCTCGACGATCGCACTGATTGAGAACATGCAGCGTGAAAACGTCGGCTTCATTGAGGAAGCGATCGCCATTCAGCACTGGATGGTAGCCCAAGGTTTAGACCCCAATGATCCGAAAGACCGTAAGGCTGCCGCCGGAAGGCTGGGGAAATCGGCGACGTACCTGCATTGGCGGCTTGACTCGCTAAGATTGCCCAAAGACATCCAGAAGCTGGCCGACAACGGGACGCTTAACCCCAACCAAGTTTGCCACCTGGCTTGGTGTGAAACCGAGGAACAGCAACGGAAGCTGTATAGGCTAATTAGCACTGGCAAATGCCAGACGCACACGCAACTGGAGGCGGCGCTGAAAGCCCTGAAGGAGTCAGCCGACACGAAGGTAGGCGAGCAACAGAGCTTGGGATTGGTGGTCGCCGACAAGGCGCAGGCGATCGCAATCACGAAGGAGATCGAAGCGATGTCTGCCAAGTTAGTCAAAATGAATGCTGATGACCCTGGTTCTGATTTCGTTAAAGGTTTGCAGCAAATGTCGGTAGGCGAATTGCAGTACGTTTCTAGAGTGGTAACAGGGATGGAGAAGATCATCCGGTCGATTCACAAGAATAAGGTCGTCTACCACGAGCAAGCCCTGCTTGCTAGTCAGCTTGCAAAAGAGCCAGAGGAAGAGGTGACGGAGTTCTAG